Proteins encoded in a region of the Dreissena polymorpha isolate Duluth1 chromosome 6, UMN_Dpol_1.0, whole genome shotgun sequence genome:
- the LOC127835346 gene encoding uncharacterized protein LOC127835346, with amino-acid sequence MYLPPGYNTKELESGVKNKWRWEWLNERGSLGEKWGDWLKKPNTPGSAYCEICFKTINYKSNGKKAFKSHAEDVTHLKNYRTWKSNQVLPGSSKAKPETESMQDRVAKQRAITAAFISEHCLPFSIAEDLLNYAKRLSEDKHALGKTTISKTSATYIITHGLAKSFKQEVADKVKGKSVSLNLDEATNNNNDKIVNILIQFYDEEENQIVLRHLGSRKQNHATAKDIMMSIESVLEEYKIEWWQVVSMLMDNCSTMRGVRGGVETLAREKNPNMLDVSGDSIHMINNAAKTLLSNLDKDIQPFCSDLFYDIEESPKVKEIFHELQSFLNISTPKHLIRPISSRFLQMLDVSTRVIELLEPLTVYYYSFLSEEEKSRYRTVVSKILTDKEVLDKAQAAIVLLQMSQEKQQKSKTSSDRKERIINSLFQNRRETEAMLNTYRGLLLTFQEYVKAFQAEKPLIHTLHTRMLEVTRQFLGMFIKPEHIPDRVSDLVKLDVNDREIQKADRDLGVGKFAHVDMKKARMDKSCQHWVTKFYSHLRTGYVMAAIKMLKMPLNNHTIRQMTVLDPALVGHSQVEQAMKNLGKKMPQVLSKEDLGALSQEASIYNVDLQVKDLQAKYKEDDRIDSGYWVKVFDLNNFCAMRYPTIKKLVMPLLTVFSGPLIESTFNIMDDIIEKDRTKMTVVNYEAVAIVKTALRKKNVKSTDLKVTPNMKKACISAYSSYQNYLKEMKEEKKKREDAVLDSSVQLLKLERAKKIAKLVRLKNRHSGIKRKPDTSSDGTGRKWKRIKKI; translated from the exons atgtatttaccTCCGGGGTATAACACCAAAGAACTTGAAAGTGGTGTTAAGAACAAGTGGCGATGGGAATGGCTCAACGAAAGAGGCTCTCTTGGTGAGAAATGGGGAGATTGGCTGAAAAAACCAAACACTCCGGGTAGCGCCTATTGTGAAATTTGTTTCAAAACGATAAACTACAAATCTAATGGGAAGAAGGCGTTCAAGTCTCACGCTGAGGATGTAACGCATTTGAAAAATTACCGGACGTGGAAATCAAATCAG GTCCTACCTGGGTCCTCAAAAGCCAAGCCTGAAACGGAGTCTATGCAGGACAGAGTTGCCAAGCAAAGAGCTATTACAGCTGCTTTTATTAGTGAACACTGTTTACCATTCAGTATTGCAGAGGACTTGCTGAACTATGCTAAGAGACTGAGTGAAGATAAGCATGCACTGGGAAAGACAACAATTTCGAAGACGAGTGCCACATACATTATCACCCACGGACTTGCAAAAAGCTTCAAACAGGAAGTGGCAGACAAAGTCAAAGGGAAAAGTGTTTCGCTAAATTTGGATGAGGCCACGAATAACAATAACGATAAGATTGTAAACATTCTAATACAATTCTATGACGAGGAAGAGAACCAAATTGTCTTGCGTCATCTTGGATCACGTAAACAGAATCATGCTACTGCAAAAGATATCATGATGTCAATTGAAAGTGTTCTTGAAGAATATAAAATTGAGTGGTGGCAAGTTGTAAGCATGTTGATGGACAACTGCAGCACAATGCGAGGTGTGCGTGGGGGTGTTGAAACGCTTGCACGTGAAAAAAATCCCAATATGTTAGATGTCAGTGGTGATAGTATTCACATGATCAATAATGCGGCAAAGACTTTACTCAGTAACCTTGATAAAGACATACAGCCTTTCTGTTCAGATCTGTTCTATGACATTGAGGAATCTCCAAAGGTAAAAGAGATCTTCCATGAATTGCAATCCTTCCTGAATATTTCTACTCCAAAGCATCTGATTAGGCCGATCTCAAGTAGATTCCTCCAGATGTTAGACGTCTCCACCAGAGTGATAGAACTTCTAGAACCCCTGACTGTATATTATTACAGTTTCCTGTCCGAGGAAGAAAAATCCAGATATAG GACAGTTGTCAGCAAGATTTTGACAGACAAGGAGGTGTTGGACAAAGCTCAGGCAGCCATTGTGTTGTTACAGATGTCCCAGGAGAAACAACAGAAATCCAAGACAAGCTCTGACAGGAAAGAAAGGATCATCAACAGTCTATTTCAAAATAGAAGAGAAACGGAGGCCATGTTGAACACATATCGGGGTCTGCTCCTCACTTTCCAGGAATATGTGAAGGCTTTCCAGGCAGAGAAGCCCCTAATCCATACACTTCACACAAGAATGTTGGAGGTCACCAGACAGTTCTTGGGAATGTTCATTAAGCCAGAACATATTCCTGACAGAGTGAGTGACTTGGTGAAACTAGACGTTAATGACCGTGAAATTCAGAAGGCTGACAGAGACTTGGGTGTGGGGAAGTTTGCCCATGTTGACATGAAGAAAGCTAGAATGGACAAGTCCTGTCAACATTGGGTCACAAAATTCTATAGCCATCTTAGAACTGGGTATGTCATGGCTGCCATAAAGATGCTGAAGATGCCCCTCAACAATCACACCATCAGACAGATGACAGTACTGGATCCTGCACTTGTCGGTCACAGTCAGGTTGAACAGGCTATGAAGAATCTTGGCAAAAAGATGCCACAAGTCCTGTCTAAAGAAGACCTTGGAGCTTTGTCCCAGGAAGCTTCCATATACAATGTTGACCTGCAGGTAAAGGATCTCCAGGCAAAGTATAAAGAAGATGATCGTATAGACAGTGGGTACTGGGTTAAAGTCTTCGACCTGAATAATTTCTGCGCAATGAGATACCCAACCATTAAGAAGCTAGTCATGCCACTTTTGACTGTGTTTAGTGGACCACTGATTGAATCAACATTCAACATCATGGACGACATTATTGAAAAAGACCGGACAAAGATGACAGTTGTCAATTATGAAGCCGTAGCAATTGTGAAGACCGCTCTTaggaaaaaaaatgtgaaaagtacAGACCTTAAAGTCACACCAAATATGAAAAAGGCCTGTATTTCTGCTTACTCCAGTTATCAGAACTATCTGAAGGAAATGAAAGAGGAAAAGAAGAAAAGAGAAGATGCAGTTTTGGACTCTTCAGTTCAGCTGTTGAAACTTGAACGTGCCAAAAAAATTGCAAAGTTAGTAAGGTTGAAGAACAGACATTCAGGGATTAAGAGGAAACCGGACACAAGTAGCGATGGAACAGGAAGGAAGTGGAAAAGAATAAAGAAGATATAG